From Nocardioides sp. HDW12B, the proteins below share one genomic window:
- a CDS encoding DUF305 domain-containing protein produces the protein MRTIPAIAALALGLSLTLTACGNDDEPADTTTSVSATEHNDADVAFATDMIQHHAQALTMVEMTEGRELDPAVEGLADDIRAAQAPEIEAMTGWLAQWGEDIPKTFHDTSSKSSASEMDQMDMQGMDSGMPGMMSADDMEALANASDAKFQDMWLEMMIEHHEGAVEMAESEKTNGQYKPAVELADNVVESQTAEIEMMQGLVS, from the coding sequence ATGCGCACGATCCCTGCAATCGCGGCTCTGGCTCTCGGCCTGTCCCTCACGCTGACCGCTTGCGGCAACGACGACGAGCCCGCCGACACGACCACAAGCGTGTCTGCCACCGAGCACAACGACGCCGACGTCGCCTTCGCGACAGACATGATCCAGCACCACGCCCAGGCCCTCACGATGGTCGAGATGACCGAGGGCCGCGAGCTCGACCCCGCGGTCGAGGGACTGGCCGACGACATTCGCGCTGCCCAAGCACCCGAGATCGAAGCCATGACCGGATGGTTGGCTCAGTGGGGCGAAGACATCCCGAAGACCTTCCACGACACGAGCAGCAAGAGTTCGGCCAGCGAGATGGACCAGATGGACATGCAAGGAATGGACTCGGGGATGCCCGGCATGATGTCCGCCGACGACATGGAAGCCCTCGCGAACGCCTCCGACGCCAAATTCCAGGACATGTGGCTCGAGATGATGATCGAGCACCACGAAGGCGCGGTCGAGATGGCTGAATCCGAGAAGACCAACGGACAGTACAAGCCCGCCGTCGAACTCGCCGATAACGTCGTCGAGTCGCAAACAGCCGAGATCGAGATGATGCAAGGGCTCGTTTCCTGA
- a CDS encoding DUF6153 family protein, with translation MTTVAAHGRADHGIRTPLMAAGLSAVVAAIVLGILGMHGLAHNPMQMTGASHSATVGVSVEATGHSMATRLIDPLSASARGGTVAEVPVPAHSMGEMVMLCAAMLVAVAAGILLALRLRRCAPRIPVSLRPRPGNRTFPFTARIGIGPPVAWKFSVIRC, from the coding sequence GTGACCACAGTGGCAGCGCACGGTCGAGCAGACCACGGCATCAGGACACCCCTGATGGCCGCTGGTCTGAGTGCCGTCGTCGCAGCCATCGTCCTCGGCATCCTGGGCATGCACGGGCTCGCTCACAACCCGATGCAGATGACCGGGGCCAGCCACAGCGCAACCGTCGGAGTGAGCGTCGAAGCGACCGGCCACAGCATGGCGACCAGGCTGATCGATCCGTTGTCCGCATCTGCGCGCGGCGGCACTGTGGCCGAGGTTCCAGTCCCCGCCCACTCGATGGGCGAGATGGTCATGCTCTGCGCCGCGATGCTCGTCGCGGTCGCCGCCGGGATCCTCTTGGCGTTGCGGCTCAGGCGATGTGCGCCCCGCATTCCGGTCAGTCTCAGGCCAAGGCCGGGCAACCGCACGTTCCCCTTCACAGCCCGTATTGGGATCGGACCACCGGTTGCATGGAAGTTCTCCGTCATCAGGTGCTGA
- a CDS encoding heavy metal translocating P-type ATPase, with product MTSHPPDSTARTTPTVKDPVCGMDVDHATSGFVSEYDGERFFFCSGHCKSTFDANPAQFAQVGGNHHAGHGHAGTSAAGAPPEGEVSEWTCPMHPEIRQPGPGACPICGMALEPVMVTADSGPSPELADMTRRFWVAVALTVPVLILGMGGELVSAIHELISPTASSWVQLVLATPVVLWAGWPFFQRGWTSVRTMKLNMFTLIAMGTGVAWLFSVIATIAPDIFPDSFRMDGVVDVYFEAAAVITTLVLLGQVLELRAREQTSGAIKALLNLTPKTAHRLNPDGTEDEVTLDLVQIGDRLRVRPGDTVPVDGTVEDGRSSLDESLVTGESMPVTKATGDTVIGGTVNQTGSLVMVADKIGRDTMLARIVQMVADAQRSRAPIQRMADRVAAWFVPVVIVIAIVAFAIWATIGPDPRLAHALIVAVTVLIIACPCALGLATPVSIMVGVGRGAGAGVLIKNAEALELMEKVDTLVVDKTGTLTEGKPSVTAIITTDDFDEGDLLRLAAGVERASEHPLGLAIVNAATTAGHTIPTVSDFDSPVGKGVVGVVESRRVLLGSASFLASQGLDPTPWAEEADRLRADGATAIIMGIDTRVVGIFAIADPVKVTTPAALEALRADGIKVVMLTGDNRVTAEAVARTLGIDRVEAEVLPDHKSDVVNRLRAEGRVVAMAGDGVNDAPALAAADVGLAMSSGTDVAMESAGVTLLKGDLTGIVRARHLSRATMSNIRQNLVFAFIYNVAGIPIAAGVLYPAFGLLLSPMIAAAAMALSSVSVIANALRLRSAHGDIPHT from the coding sequence ATGACCAGCCACCCACCCGACAGCACTGCGCGCACTACCCCGACCGTGAAGGACCCGGTGTGCGGCATGGACGTGGATCACGCTACGAGCGGATTCGTCTCTGAGTACGACGGCGAGCGGTTCTTCTTCTGCTCCGGTCACTGCAAGTCGACGTTCGACGCGAATCCGGCTCAGTTCGCCCAGGTGGGCGGAAACCACCATGCGGGTCACGGGCACGCGGGTACGTCGGCAGCTGGTGCACCCCCCGAGGGGGAGGTGTCGGAGTGGACCTGCCCCATGCACCCCGAGATTCGTCAGCCGGGGCCGGGCGCGTGCCCCATCTGTGGGATGGCGCTCGAACCGGTCATGGTGACTGCTGACTCAGGGCCCAGCCCGGAGCTGGCTGACATGACTCGCCGGTTCTGGGTCGCGGTCGCGCTGACCGTCCCGGTGCTGATCCTGGGGATGGGCGGCGAGTTGGTGTCCGCCATCCACGAGCTGATCTCACCCACCGCCTCATCGTGGGTGCAGTTGGTGCTGGCGACTCCGGTGGTGCTGTGGGCGGGGTGGCCGTTCTTCCAGCGTGGTTGGACCTCGGTCCGGACAATGAAGCTGAACATGTTCACCCTGATCGCGATGGGCACCGGTGTTGCCTGGCTGTTCAGCGTCATCGCCACCATCGCCCCCGACATCTTCCCCGACTCGTTCCGCATGGACGGCGTCGTCGACGTCTACTTCGAAGCCGCCGCAGTCATCACCACACTGGTGCTGCTGGGCCAGGTCCTTGAACTGCGCGCCAGGGAGCAAACCTCTGGTGCCATCAAGGCGTTGCTGAATCTGACCCCCAAGACGGCGCACCGCCTCAACCCTGACGGGACCGAGGATGAGGTGACTCTCGACCTGGTGCAGATCGGTGACCGGCTCCGGGTTCGCCCCGGCGACACGGTGCCGGTGGACGGGACTGTTGAGGACGGCCGATCCTCGCTCGATGAGTCATTGGTGACCGGTGAGTCGATGCCAGTCACGAAGGCCACTGGCGACACGGTCATTGGTGGCACCGTGAACCAGACCGGATCCTTGGTGATGGTCGCCGACAAGATTGGTCGCGACACGATGCTTGCCCGCATCGTGCAGATGGTTGCTGATGCCCAACGCTCACGCGCACCGATCCAACGGATGGCAGACCGGGTCGCCGCCTGGTTCGTTCCCGTCGTCATCGTCATTGCCATTGTCGCATTCGCGATCTGGGCCACCATCGGGCCCGACCCCAGGTTGGCGCACGCCCTCATCGTGGCTGTCACCGTCCTGATCATCGCTTGCCCCTGTGCATTGGGCCTGGCAACACCGGTCTCCATCATGGTCGGCGTCGGACGCGGTGCCGGGGCCGGTGTGCTCATCAAGAACGCCGAGGCGCTCGAGCTGATGGAGAAGGTCGACACCCTGGTCGTCGACAAGACCGGAACCCTGACCGAAGGCAAGCCGTCAGTCACCGCCATCATCACCACCGACGATTTCGACGAGGGCGACCTGTTGCGCCTGGCAGCTGGAGTGGAGAGAGCTTCGGAGCATCCTCTCGGGTTGGCGATCGTCAACGCCGCGACCACCGCGGGGCACACCATTCCTACGGTGAGTGACTTCGACTCCCCGGTCGGCAAGGGAGTGGTCGGTGTCGTCGAGAGTCGTCGGGTCCTCCTCGGCAGCGCCAGCTTCCTCGCTTCCCAGGGCCTCGACCCAACCCCTTGGGCAGAGGAGGCTGACCGGCTCCGCGCCGACGGGGCAACCGCCATCATCATGGGCATCGACACCCGTGTCGTCGGGATCTTCGCCATCGCCGACCCCGTCAAGGTCACCACTCCTGCAGCGCTGGAAGCGTTGCGCGCCGACGGCATCAAGGTGGTCATGTTGACCGGCGACAACCGTGTCACCGCCGAAGCCGTCGCACGCACCCTGGGCATCGACCGGGTCGAAGCGGAGGTCCTGCCCGACCACAAGAGTGACGTCGTCAACCGGCTGCGCGCCGAAGGGCGCGTCGTCGCCATGGCCGGTGACGGTGTCAACGATGCACCCGCTCTGGCAGCCGCCGACGTCGGGTTGGCGATGAGTTCAGGTACTGACGTTGCCATGGAGTCCGCCGGAGTGACGCTGCTCAAGGGCGACCTCACCGGCATCGTCAGAGCGCGCCACCTCTCGCGCGCCACCATGTCCAACATCCGCCAGAACCTGGTGTTCGCGTTCATCTACAACGTGGCCGGTATCCCCATCGCTGCGGGTGTCCTCTACCCGGCCTTCGGGCTGTTGCTGTCACCGATGATTGCTGCCGCCGCGATGGCGTTGTCGTCGGTCTCGGTCATCGCCAACGCACTCCGTTTGCGCTCCGCCCACGGCGACATCCCTCACACGTGA
- a CDS encoding sulfite exporter TauE/SafE family protein encodes MTATGNSPAGRDVGAGRWLTAPAGFAGGAAVGLLGGLVGLGGAEFRLPLLLGVFGFAALAAVIVNKAMSLVVVLAAIPARLAAVPLTDVVGQWPAVLNLLAGSLVGAWLGASWATRVATATLYRVLAVLLVFIAIVFTAEHIGTLPSPDLAQPVQLVAGVAAGFGIGVVAALMGVAGGELLIPTLVLLFAVDVKLAGSLSLLVSLPTMLVAFFRYSRDQAFAVLSSNRRFVTAMAAGSVTGSVAGGLLLGVVPELVLVPLLVALLLVSAFKVWRHA; translated from the coding sequence GTGACCGCGACCGGCAACTCTCCCGCCGGCCGAGATGTGGGAGCCGGGCGCTGGCTCACCGCACCGGCGGGATTCGCCGGTGGCGCTGCGGTCGGTCTGCTCGGGGGGCTGGTTGGGCTCGGGGGCGCCGAGTTCCGCCTCCCGCTGCTGCTGGGCGTATTCGGGTTTGCGGCTCTGGCAGCGGTCATCGTGAACAAGGCGATGAGCCTGGTCGTCGTTCTCGCGGCGATTCCGGCCCGGCTTGCGGCGGTGCCACTGACAGATGTAGTCGGCCAGTGGCCCGCGGTGCTCAACCTGTTGGCCGGGAGCCTGGTCGGGGCATGGCTCGGCGCGTCATGGGCCACCCGGGTGGCGACCGCAACGTTGTACCGCGTGCTCGCAGTGCTGCTGGTGTTCATTGCCATCGTCTTCACCGCCGAACACATCGGCACCCTGCCCTCCCCCGATCTAGCCCAACCAGTTCAATTGGTCGCCGGAGTGGCTGCCGGGTTCGGAATCGGTGTCGTCGCGGCCCTGATGGGCGTAGCCGGCGGGGAGCTCCTCATCCCGACCCTGGTGTTGCTGTTCGCCGTAGACGTCAAGCTGGCCGGGTCGCTATCCCTGCTGGTCTCGCTCCCCACCATGCTGGTCGCATTCTTCCGCTACAGCCGCGACCAGGCATTCGCAGTCCTGTCGTCGAACCGGCGATTCGTCACCGCCATGGCCGCCGGCTCCGTCACAGGGTCCGTTGCCGGCGGGCTGCTCCTCGGGGTCGTCCCGGAGCTGGTGTTGGTACCGCTGTTGGTAGCGCTACTGCTCGTCTCCGCGTTCAAGGTGTGGCGGCACGCTTAG
- a CDS encoding MFS transporter yields the protein MSANQTTLRPGLGDVFADPGYRRLWSARTLSQWGDTFNFVALALLIYDLTGSGLGVSGVVVAEILPVLLLAPFAGPLVDRWPRVRVMVGSDLFRMVLAVVLAVWHNAPVGVYAVAFGMSVGAVFFNPAASSILPALVKKDALVAANSGIWTAAVLSQIALAPLAGLLVVTLGYGPAFALNAVSYAISAMLLRGLRVPGSPERVQRRHLLAEAREGVAVLLHRRLLRALAIGQFLAALSAGATSALLVILATEHLGVTGRGYGLLIGAIGVGAALGPLVLLRLIRNPARPLFVFGPYGLRGVVDLAIASVASVPFAAGALALYGIGTSTGAVTFNSMLQGETPEHVRGRVFALMDVLWQTGRLLSLAVGGILADRYGIEAVYYLGGALLIAAAAAGLASTKGDPEET from the coding sequence TTGAGCGCCAACCAGACCACGCTGCGACCAGGGCTTGGCGACGTGTTCGCGGATCCCGGGTACCGGCGGTTGTGGTCGGCTCGGACCTTGTCGCAGTGGGGCGACACGTTCAACTTCGTGGCGCTCGCACTGCTGATCTATGACCTGACCGGTTCCGGACTCGGGGTCAGCGGCGTCGTGGTCGCCGAGATCCTGCCGGTGCTCCTGCTCGCGCCGTTCGCTGGGCCGTTGGTGGACCGGTGGCCCCGGGTACGGGTGATGGTCGGCTCGGACCTGTTCCGCATGGTCCTCGCGGTCGTCCTGGCGGTGTGGCACAACGCACCGGTCGGGGTCTATGCGGTGGCGTTCGGCATGTCGGTCGGCGCGGTCTTTTTCAACCCCGCCGCCTCCTCCATCCTCCCGGCACTGGTGAAGAAGGACGCGTTGGTCGCCGCGAACAGCGGCATCTGGACTGCCGCCGTCCTCTCTCAGATCGCGTTGGCTCCACTCGCGGGGCTCCTGGTCGTCACGCTCGGATACGGTCCGGCCTTCGCGCTCAATGCTGTCTCGTATGCGATCAGCGCCATGCTGTTACGCGGGCTGCGGGTGCCCGGGAGTCCGGAGAGGGTCCAGCGACGCCATCTACTTGCCGAAGCCCGTGAAGGGGTCGCGGTTCTCCTTCACCGTCGACTGCTTCGGGCCCTGGCGATCGGGCAGTTTCTCGCCGCGCTCTCGGCGGGCGCCACTAGTGCCCTGCTGGTAATCCTGGCCACAGAACACCTCGGTGTCACCGGCCGTGGGTACGGGCTCCTGATCGGAGCGATCGGGGTGGGGGCCGCGCTCGGTCCGCTCGTGCTGCTCCGGCTCATCCGCAACCCGGCTCGTCCCTTGTTCGTGTTCGGCCCTTACGGACTCCGAGGCGTCGTCGACCTCGCCATCGCCTCAGTCGCATCCGTCCCGTTCGCAGCGGGCGCGCTCGCCCTATACGGGATCGGCACCTCCACGGGTGCCGTCACGTTCAACTCCATGCTGCAAGGCGAGACACCCGAACATGTGCGCGGTCGCGTGTTCGCATTGATGGATGTGCTCTGGCAAACCGGCCGGCTCCTCTCCCTCGCGGTCGGAGGCATCCTCGCGGACCGCTACGGCATCGAGGCCGTCTACTACCTCGGCGGAGCACTCCTAATCGCCGCAGCCGCTGCAGGTCTGGCCTCGACCAAAGGCGATCCCGAGGAGACCTGA
- a CDS encoding cytochrome c biogenesis protein CcdA, with translation MSGLLALAFGAGLLAPVNPCGFGLLPAVLTATSGTTRTVARGDSGETAGLVARLAAGLRAGLAQAVGFTATFTGIGLLLTIGVRAVITLAPWVAAALGAVLALIGLAMLAGWHPTFLLPGRHPDPIKVTGTRGLVTFGSGYAVASASCTLAVLLAVVTQAAATTWIGVIAVFTAYAAGSALLLVSLALLAAGTASALARSLRAIAPYASRIAGALLASSGLYLLYYWLPQLLGAARPPDRGVSALSAHVSSWMSDHQLAVVLAAGVILAGTAATTFLASRTRTPRTPRPRAMSDGGGPQ, from the coding sequence GTGAGCGGCCTTCTCGCGCTCGCGTTTGGCGCCGGCCTGCTCGCCCCCGTCAACCCCTGCGGCTTCGGACTGCTCCCAGCCGTCCTGACCGCGACCTCCGGGACCACCAGAACAGTCGCACGCGGCGACAGCGGTGAGACCGCAGGCCTCGTGGCTCGCCTCGCGGCCGGGCTGCGCGCCGGGCTCGCCCAGGCAGTGGGGTTCACCGCGACCTTCACCGGCATCGGGCTGCTCCTCACGATCGGTGTCCGCGCGGTGATCACCCTCGCCCCGTGGGTCGCCGCCGCCCTCGGCGCCGTCCTCGCCCTCATCGGCCTCGCGATGCTCGCCGGCTGGCACCCGACATTCCTGCTCCCCGGGCGCCACCCCGACCCCATCAAGGTCACCGGCACCCGGGGGCTGGTGACCTTCGGCTCCGGATACGCCGTCGCGTCGGCCTCCTGCACCCTGGCGGTCCTGCTCGCCGTGGTCACCCAGGCAGCGGCGACCACCTGGATCGGCGTCATCGCCGTGTTCACCGCCTACGCCGCCGGATCCGCCCTGCTGCTGGTCAGCCTCGCCCTACTCGCCGCCGGGACCGCAAGCGCATTGGCACGCAGCCTGCGCGCCATCGCCCCCTACGCCTCCCGCATCGCAGGTGCGCTGCTCGCATCCAGCGGCCTCTACCTCCTCTACTACTGGCTCCCGCAGCTGCTCGGCGCCGCACGACCCCCCGACAGGGGCGTCTCCGCGCTATCCGCGCACGTCTCCTCGTGGATGAGCGACCACCAGCTCGCCGTTGTTCTCGCAGCCGGCGTCATCCTCGCCGGCACCGCCGCCACCACGTTTCTTGCGTCGCGCACCCGGACTCCCCGTACGCCGCGACCTCGCGCCATGTCCGACGGCGGCGGGCCTCAATGA
- a CDS encoding phage holin family protein has product MTQHSSSPTDQQHPTEHPSHVTNTPVEPNASRGFSGWWFGLLALLPIACCALPLLVVGGVAAGSGAVLGGVTGGVLLLTGAAVLGIWGMRRRSRTRTADSSTTAPPSRDRCC; this is encoded by the coding sequence ATGACACAGCACAGCTCGTCGCCCACCGACCAACAGCACCCCACGGAGCACCCGAGCCATGTCACCAACACTCCGGTGGAACCAAACGCGTCACGGGGCTTCTCCGGCTGGTGGTTCGGGCTGCTGGCCCTGCTGCCCATCGCCTGCTGCGCTCTGCCCCTGCTCGTCGTCGGCGGCGTGGCCGCCGGCAGCGGCGCCGTACTCGGTGGCGTGACTGGGGGTGTCCTGCTGCTGACCGGTGCCGCCGTCCTCGGCATCTGGGGGATGCGGCGCCGCTCCCGCACCCGCACCGCCGATAGCTCGACGACCGCTCCACCGTCGCGCGACCGGTGCTGTTGA
- a CDS encoding alkylmercury lyase family protein — protein sequence MSALLEATGLPANKLLTRRNSLPEPLQLLHRRTLLALGQSGKPPTRDQLETWATELYLDLDAALRDMAESELVFLDPAGREITGGVPFAPGPTAHQVRVVDGPTVSANCAVDALGIAAMLDRDIDVESLDPLTGEQITASSRAGRWAWQPLEAVVFVGSAGPGRLTETCCPVINFFTSSDHALAYQSAHALDGVVLALSDAVEAGALVFGDLLRSQSARPDARG from the coding sequence GTGAGTGCCCTCCTGGAAGCCACGGGGCTGCCGGCGAACAAGCTGTTGACCCGGCGCAACTCGCTTCCCGAGCCGCTTCAACTTCTGCACCGACGCACGCTGCTCGCCCTGGGTCAGAGCGGGAAGCCACCGACACGCGATCAGCTCGAGACCTGGGCAACCGAACTCTATCTCGACCTCGACGCAGCTCTGCGTGACATGGCTGAGTCGGAACTGGTGTTCCTGGACCCCGCCGGGCGCGAGATCACCGGAGGCGTCCCGTTTGCGCCCGGACCAACAGCGCACCAGGTCCGCGTCGTCGACGGCCCGACGGTGTCCGCGAACTGTGCGGTCGACGCCCTGGGTATCGCGGCCATGCTCGACCGAGATATCGATGTGGAGTCCCTTGACCCGCTGACCGGTGAGCAGATCACCGCGAGCAGCCGCGCCGGGCGCTGGGCCTGGCAACCGCTGGAGGCAGTCGTGTTCGTCGGTTCCGCGGGTCCGGGACGGCTCACTGAAACGTGCTGTCCGGTGATCAACTTCTTCACCAGCAGTGACCATGCCCTCGCCTACCAGAGCGCGCACGCCCTAGACGGTGTCGTGCTCGCGCTGTCGGATGCGGTGGAAGCCGGAGCACTCGTCTTTGGCGATCTCCTGAGGAGCCAGTCGGCCCGACCTGACGCCCGAGGGTGA
- a CDS encoding NAD(P)/FAD-dependent oxidoreductase — MIVIGAGMAGVSAANKCASKGWNVAIVDALPYGGTCALRGCDPKKILRRGAEIIDSARLMRGKGVDEGGLSINWADLMKHKHGFTDPVPQNTEDSLTGNGIDTLHGVARFTDKNSIEISGTRYEATHFMIATGARPRPLDFPGHQHLVDSTDFLDLEVLPSRILFVGGGFISFEFAHISARAGSAPTILDRGARPLKGFDPDLVELLITRGTEAGIELQRSTTITGIEKSESGYQVSVERSGQIETLEFDLVVHGAGRTPELAGLGLDAAGVEWDERGVHVAPHLQSTTNPAVYAAGDSANSPGMPLTPVAVFEGKVAASNMLKATTTVPAYAGVPTAVFTIPELARVGMLEQEAKDQGIEVDVRYSDTSGWYSNYRIGETTAAAKILIDRASDRIVGAHLLGPEYGELINFLALAMKLDLTTRQLKSMTAAYPTVGSDLGSML; from the coding sequence TTGATCGTCATCGGCGCCGGCATGGCCGGTGTCTCAGCTGCCAACAAGTGCGCCTCCAAGGGCTGGAACGTCGCCATCGTCGACGCGCTGCCCTACGGCGGCACCTGTGCGCTGCGCGGGTGCGACCCCAAGAAGATCCTGCGCCGCGGTGCGGAGATCATCGACAGCGCCCGGCTGATGCGCGGCAAGGGCGTCGATGAGGGCGGCCTGTCGATCAACTGGGCCGACCTGATGAAACACAAGCACGGCTTCACCGACCCGGTCCCCCAGAACACGGAGGACAGCCTCACCGGCAACGGCATCGACACCCTCCACGGCGTCGCCCGATTCACAGACAAGAACAGCATCGAGATCAGCGGCACCCGCTATGAGGCGACGCATTTCATGATCGCCACAGGTGCACGCCCACGCCCGCTGGACTTCCCCGGTCACCAGCACCTGGTCGACAGCACCGACTTCCTGGACCTGGAGGTGCTCCCGTCGCGGATCCTGTTCGTCGGTGGTGGGTTCATCTCCTTTGAGTTCGCGCACATCTCGGCCCGTGCCGGCAGTGCCCCGACCATTCTCGACCGCGGGGCGCGTCCCCTCAAGGGGTTCGACCCCGACCTCGTCGAGCTCCTCATTACGCGCGGCACCGAGGCTGGGATCGAGCTGCAGCGCTCGACCACAATCACCGGGATCGAGAAGTCCGAGAGCGGCTACCAGGTCAGCGTCGAACGATCGGGCCAGATCGAGACTCTGGAGTTCGACCTCGTCGTCCACGGCGCCGGCCGGACACCCGAGCTCGCCGGCCTCGGCCTCGACGCTGCCGGGGTCGAGTGGGACGAGCGCGGCGTGCACGTCGCCCCTCACCTGCAGAGCACCACGAACCCGGCGGTCTACGCCGCCGGGGACTCAGCCAACAGCCCCGGGATGCCGCTGACCCCTGTGGCGGTTTTCGAGGGCAAGGTCGCCGCGTCCAACATGCTCAAAGCCACCACGACCGTCCCTGCCTACGCCGGTGTCCCGACCGCGGTGTTCACAATCCCCGAGCTCGCTCGGGTCGGGATGCTCGAACAAGAAGCCAAGGACCAGGGCATCGAAGTCGATGTCCGCTACAGCGACACCAGTGGCTGGTACTCCAACTACCGCATCGGCGAGACGACCGCGGCCGCCAAGATCCTCATCGACCGAGCCAGCGACCGGATCGTCGGCGCGCACCTGCTGGGCCCCGAGTACGGGGAACTGATCAACTTCCTCGCCCTCGCGATGAAGCTCGACCTGACCACCCGTCAACTGAAGTCCATGACCGCCGCCTACCCCACGGTCGGTTCAGACCTCGGCTCCATGCTCTGA
- a CDS encoding thioredoxin family protein produces MDIALLYFDDCPNWKIADERLAAIAAERPDLTVSRHLVDTIEEAERVGFYGSPSILVDGIDVFAEPDDGVGLSCRVYRTPDGPAGAPTEEQLRAALAVSDRAMR; encoded by the coding sequence ATGGACATCGCCTTGCTGTACTTCGACGACTGCCCGAACTGGAAGATCGCCGACGAGCGTCTTGCCGCCATCGCCGCAGAACGCCCTGACCTGACGGTCTCGCGTCACCTCGTCGACACGATCGAGGAAGCGGAGCGGGTCGGCTTCTACGGCTCGCCGAGCATCCTGGTAGATGGCATCGACGTCTTCGCCGAACCGGATGACGGGGTCGGCTTGTCGTGCCGGGTCTACCGCACCCCCGACGGCCCAGCAGGCGCGCCCACGGAGGAACAGCTGCGAGCAGCGCTCGCGGTGAGCGACCGGGCCATGCGATGA
- a CDS encoding heavy metal-responsive transcriptional regulator: MLIGELANAVGLPSQTIRFYERKGLLPAPERGANGYRTYDESTLARLRFVQTAQAAGLTLAEIGTILDLRDDGNVPCAHVATLINSKLHAVRARIRDLALLEIELDALIERSHRLDPDDCIDADICHIIAAPQ, encoded by the coding sequence ATGCTGATCGGAGAGCTCGCCAACGCCGTCGGGCTACCCAGCCAGACCATCAGGTTCTACGAACGCAAGGGCCTGCTACCCGCACCCGAACGCGGCGCCAACGGCTACCGGACCTATGACGAATCCACGCTCGCCCGATTGCGTTTCGTCCAGACCGCCCAGGCAGCGGGCCTCACGCTCGCCGAGATCGGCACCATCCTCGACCTCCGCGACGACGGCAACGTCCCCTGCGCTCATGTGGCGACCCTGATCAACAGCAAGCTCCACGCCGTGCGTGCCCGCATCCGGGACCTCGCCCTGCTCGAGATAGAACTCGACGCCCTCATCGAACGCAGCCACCGCCTCGATCCCGACGACTGCATCGACGCCGATATCTGCCACATCATCGCCGCACCGCAGTAG